The Cynocephalus volans isolate mCynVol1 chromosome 5, mCynVol1.pri, whole genome shotgun sequence genomic sequence AGCTTTACCCCATTATTACCCCTTATTAGCTGTAAGCCCCTGAGAAGTCATGTTACTTCTGAAACTCAGTGTCCTTACCTAGAAAACAGGACCAATGCCTGTGAAACTCATGGACCTTAAGGAACACCAAGACTATATATACATGAATGTTTTCAAGTTATACTAAGTGCTACTCCAATTTGGGATGATTCATACCCAGCTATCTACTTGACATCTCTTGGACGTCTCAAAGTCACCTCCATTCAGCTTGCCTGCAACTGCTATTCCTCCACCACTCCCGGGCCTCCCCTACAGCACCCTAGCTCAGTGTTCAGCATGACCAACCACCCAGGCGTGGAAGCCAGAAACCTCGGACCCATCCTTGGCCTTAAACCCACCATATTAACCCATTACCAAGTCCAGCCAACTGTACCTCCTAAAGGTGTCCTCTTCCCTCCACCACCTCTCTAGCCCATGTCATCAACTTGCAGTCTACTGCAAAGCCTATGCTCATCCACTCTGACCTCCCCAAGCCCTGCTCCACAGAGCACATCTAACAGTGGCTCCCCTGCCACTGCCCCTATCCTGCTTGCTAAATATCCTCCACCAGCATCCCAATGCCCTCAGTGTAAGAAAAACCTTCCCAGGGCTTCCAAGGCCCTGCGTGGCTTGGCCCTGCTCCTCTTCCGGCCTCACCCCACACCATGTTCCCTCTCGCTCTCTGTGCTGAAGCCACACTGGCTTTTTCTTTCAGCCCCTGATCCTTATCCCATCCCCTCCTGCCATAGGGTTGGTGTACACACTCTCCCCTCTGCCTGCAATATCTCCCCCTCTTTTCTCACCTACCTAATGCCTACTCATTTATTCTCACGAAGGTATAAAGTACACAAAGTGCACTAAAGTGCACAGCTCAATAATTATTTACAGATGTATACCCTCAAGTAACTTCCACACAGGTCTAGATTTAGAACATCCCAACACCCAGAAGGTTCCCTCTTGCTCCTTCCCAGTCTgtactctccccaccccccaggtaaCCACTATTTCAACTTCCATAACAATGCCTGATCAAACTGCAGCTGATACAACCCTTTCTCAGAGAAGCTGCCTCTAATCCCACTGAAAGAGACTAACCCCTTCATCATAGGCCCTTGTTACACTTGCGGTTTTACACTTATTTGAAGAATTCTTTGGTTCATGTCAGTTTCCCTGGGACACTGTAAGCTCCAGGAGGGAAGGGCCGCACCTGCTTTCACTCGCATGTTTTCCAGTGCCAGCACCTGCACAGTCATGGTGACAGGAAACAGCTAATACCTATGAGTGCTTATTattgccaggcaccattctaatcACTTACAGGTactgactcatttaatcctcacaccaacCCTGTCAAGTAGGTACCATTATTATATCATCATTCTACCAGTGAGGATACTGAGCCACAGATAAGTAatataacttgcccaaagccatgatgtggtggagtcaggattcaaacccaggctgtctggTTATAGAGCCTGTGTATGTTCTTAACCATTATACACTACTCCATCTCTCAGAGACCACTGAGATATTGAATGAGTGCCAaaggtattttaaataattaatgagCTTATAAATGGTTGATAAGATTCCCCTAAAGGAACTAAGGGAACCCCTAAATCTTCCCAAGCAAACCAAAAAATGAATGTCAAATTGTCATTGAATCACCTGCACAGGCTCACAATTACGTCATCTGTAAATATAAGGACTTGTCCATTCCTCCAGCAATCCAGGGAGGAAGCTCCACTGTTGCACAGAGGAACATCCTGGTAGATACTCCAGAGTAAAGAAAGGATTATTGTCTGGGCTTTACTGCAGCATAAAGGACATGTTCCACTGGATTAAATAAGTCCCTCTGCTCTTATTCCATGATAACCCAGTAATCTTTATAATCATTTAATGTCTCATACCCTCTAACAAAGGAAGAAGGTATTTTAGATGGGAAAAACTAAAACCTTAAGGTTGGAAAGTGACAGACTCCTCAGTACATTTATAAATTGGCATTGGTTTGTTCCTCAGTTTTCCAGAGCCTGATAATCCTGGATGAACTTACATCATAGGGTCCAAACCAGAAAACCAGACCCTTGCACCAGAGCTGCTCCATGCAAAGACTGCCATTTTGTGTGGCCAGACTTGGGATGGCCACCTTTCAACTACATAAGTGTCATTTACCTCACAACCACATGGCAGAAAGCTCAGGAAGAAAGCATAcatgaaaatgtttattctttcacagGACAATGTTACCCACTGTGGAGGGAGCAGCCATGTGGCCCCCAAGTGCCAGCTCAGCAAAGGCGCAGTTCTGAGCTGCTCCATTCACGAGCTCCCCGCAGCCAGAGGCCTGGGCTCTGCTCACACAAAGTTCTGAGCAATGGCCAGCACCTTGGAATACTCGCCTTCCCTCCGGCGCAGGCTGGTAGGGATGGGCGTCTTAATTCGGGTCCCCACAGGGTTCCCATTGTCCTCAATAAGAACCACGTTGTTGGAGTCGAACCTGGGGGTCATTCGGGGGCCAGGCATACGATGCCCCACAATGAGCGCCTTTTTTTTCTGTCCCTTGATAGCCAGCAGTATCTGGTCGCCCACCTTGCCCACCCCATTCTTGTTATAGACGTGGATGCACCGAGGAGGGCGATGGTACGGGGTGTTCCCCAGGGCACTGTTGTCCACCACACGCACCCGTGTCATCTTCTGAATTGCACTGAGGCTCCCGGTGGTGCTGGTGAAAGAGGAAAAAACGTGTGACCTCTATCTCTCCTGGTCAGGGTGTATATTAGCAGCACATACATGCCAAACAGAGTATAACACAGGAGCCATGAAGGAAAATTAGAGGCTCATGAAGACTTACCTGTACCCAAAACAGTTTCCTTATAATTGAAAGTGTGTGTATGCTGTTGTGTTAAGATCTTGATTTAGACGGGTTTTAAAGAGAATCCAATTTTTCTGTTACAACGAACTTCATGGCAGCCTTAACTAAAAAAGCCTCTGGTTTCCAAAAAGACTCTGAGGACTTAAAGGAATTCCTTAT encodes the following:
- the MRPL14 gene encoding large ribosomal subunit protein uL14m, yielding MAFFTGLWGLFTHVNGTLSQRCFSTTGSLSAIQKMTRVRVVDNSALGNTPYHRPPRCIHVYNKNGVGKVGDQILLAIKGQKKKALIVGHRMPGPRMTPRFDSNNVVLIEDNGNPVGTRIKTPIPTSLRRREGEYSKVLAIAQNFV